The Alistipes finegoldii DSM 17242 DNA segment AGCTCTGGAGCATTGCTTCAGAGCTGTTGTCGTTTAAGATATCCTCCTGCGGGATGCTAAAATGTAAGTTGGGGCAGTTCAGTGTTACCATTTTTGCGTTTTTTAAATTCAGTGTTACCATTTTTGCGCGCGAACCCCCTTTCAGTGTTACCAATTTTGTAGCTCTGTGTTACCATTTTTGCGCTTGTATACCTTATATATAATCAGAAAAATATATTTATATATTTTTCTTCTTTTATTCAAAATAGAACTCAAAAAAAATGAACTCAAAACGCGCATACGCGCGTAGCGCGCACGCGCGAGGGAAAAGGTATTTTGTTTATTCGCAATGGGGAAAAGGGTGTTGCAGTTTCAGTTTTTCGTGTCTACCTGCTATTATGACAAAAATTGTTCTTAATGTGTGTTACCATTTTTGCGCTTGAAATATTGATTCGGGGGCAAATTCCCCTCTTTTTTATGGTCTGTGTTACCATTTTTGCGTTTTTTGTATTGCAACATGCTGATATTTTTGAAATAACATAAGATATTTGGGGGTGTTTGTGTGTTACCATTTTTGCATATTCTATTTGTAATTTACTGATATACATATTTTTATGTATATTTTTTGAGTTTTGCTCTCATCAGTGTTACCATTTTTGCGCTTCTATTACACAAGATATTGATTAACTGTTAATTATCCAATATCTACCTCGCGGTGGGAACAGGCTGTGTTACCAATTCTGCGTTTTTGCTTTATAACATATTGTATTTTAATTGCTTATGTGCTTATTTGTTGCGAAAAAATAGTCAGAAGCCTAATCTGCTGTTGCTGGTATAAAAAATTGCGATCTGCATGTTTCGGTGAAATAAAAAGTGTAAGCTGCCTGTTGGTTGTTTTGTCAGTTGAGACCTTATCGAGACAGGAGCGTCTATGTCCAGTGCCTTAGTTTATGTTCGGGCTTGCTACCCGTTGATGATTCCTGATGAAACCTGCACGGCTATAACCCCTGTCCAAGCCCGAGGCATTTGCTTTATCGGCAAAAAAATGCTATCTTTGTCGTTGGAGGTGTAAGGTATTTGCCGATAACGGCAGAAATGAAATCGTATGAATTATCTTTCGGTCAGTGAGATCGCCCGAAGATGGGTCGTGTCGGAGCGTACGGTGCGCAACTGGTGCGCCGTAGGTAAGATTAAGGGGGCCTTCTTAACGGGCAAGACATGGAATATCCCAGAGGATGCCGTGCGCCCGCGGCGCGGCAAGGAGAAACCATACAGCGACAATCCGCTGCTCAACCTTCTGAAAGAGCAGAAGGACATGCAGCTCCGGGGCGGCATCTACCACCGTGTTCAGATCGAGTTGACCTACAACTCCAACCATATCGAGGGCAGCCGGCTCACGCAGGAGCAGACTCGTCATATTTTCGAGACCAATACGCTGGGCGTTACGGATCAGGCGGTCAACGTGGATGATGTGATCGAGACTTCGAACCACTTCCGCTGCATCGACCTGGTAATCGACAAGGCTGCTTCCGGACGCCTGACCGAAGCATTCGTCAAGGAGTTGCACCGCATTCTCAAGGCGGGTACCTCCGACAGTCGCCGCACGTGGTTCCGCGTCGGGGAGTATAAGAAATTTCCCAATGAGGTCGGGGGACAGGAAACCACGCCGCCCGAGCAGGTCGCAGCGCAAATGAAGGCGCTGCTTTCGGACTATAATGCCCTTACGAATAAAACTCTTGAAGACATCGTGGCGTTCCACCACGCTTTTGAGTGCATTCACCCCTTCCAGGACGGCAACGGCCGCGTGGGTCGGCTTATCATGTTCAAGGAGTGCCTTGCCAACCGCGTCGTGCCCTTCATCATCGACGAGGATCTCAAGCTGTTTTACTACCGGGGGCTGCACGAGTGGGATCGAGCCCACGAATACCTGTTGGATACCTGCCGCACGGCTCAGGATAACTTTCGGGCGGTGATGCGGTATTTCAAAATTGAAATGTGAGATAATATAGATAATTATGGCAACTGACCAACCTGTACTGCACTTTCCGGTAAACGATAATCCACAATTAATGTTATTTATAACATTTTTACGTTTGAGTGCAGGTAAAAAATGGGGAGGGGCGAAACCGCCCCTCTTCTTATATTTTTCGCGCCTTCAGGAATGTGGATGATGTCACCCTGAAGAACAGTCCCCGTTCCCCGTTGTCTTCGACCATTTCGATCAGCAAAACCCTGTCGTTGGAGAAATTGAATTTGTCGAATTTATAGATCACGGTCATCGTCTTTTTGTACTCGATGGTGTGTGCCGGGACGTAACTGCCTGCCGGCGACAGATCTGTCCGGTCAAAGGACGTCATTCGGCCTTTCTTTTTTGTGACGATTGCGAAGCCGCAGTAGTTGTAGGTGTACGGCAGCTCGCTGTTATTGGTGATGTCCAATTTGAAATAAACGTAATTATCTCTGGTGTATATGCCCTTCAGGAATACTTCCATTGCTTTGTCCGCAACTCCATTTTGGGCCACGATGAAATCCCGCTGCTTCAGGATTGATTCATATTCTCCGGTTTCCGGATGTGCTGTGGCCGGTGCCGGTATTTTATCTCCATCAAGTTGTGACCGCAATGGGGAAGATGGCTTCAGTCCTGCCTCGGATGGGTCTGGAGTATTGACGTAGATTCTGTCGGCAATGTCGATGATGTAGGCATTCTTCTCGCTCTTTTCCGTATAACATAGGTCGAGCATGTAGCAGCTCGTATCCTCTGTAATGATGGATAGGTTGGTACTCGGAAAGTCTGTCAGGCATTGGATATAGAGGATATTGTCATACTTGTCGAGGGCAAAGTAATTGGGATTGAATCCCCCGCGGATCTTGGCGATCTTATCCGGGAAGATAATTTGGCAGACTTTGTTTTGCTGGAGAGGTATTTGTTCGGGTTTTGCTCCATACCCCGATGTGGCCAAACAAACGAATACGATGGCGAAAATATAATTTTTCATTACTTAAAAGTGTTATTTATAACATTTTTATTTCGGCAGGCCGGGCCGGAGAAAGACCTTTTGGTTGTCGAAGAATGATACATATGTTTCTTTGCGTGAGCGCCCCGCATTTGAAATGTCTCGGACGACGGAGCCGACCAGTCCGCCGGTCACTGTCGAGATCTTCCGGTCGATCGCCGACGCTGCGGCCGAGCTTGTGGCATCGCCCACGATCTTCTGGTTCTGGTCATTTTGGACTGGCAGTCCGGGGCTGCCGTCTTCAGAGTACCCGGAAAGCTCCAGAGAATATATTGCAGCGCCGAATTTTATGGATTCGACAGTGACCTGTACCCGATTATTGTTTAATGCGATCTGTGCATATATTATGGAATTTCGGGGAATGACCTGCCCGTTTGAAAGAATTACCGATGTGTCGATACGCAGTGCCAGCCTATTGCCGACCATGACGGTTTGCGGCCCGTGTATGAAGGCCGGAATCTCACTGGGTGATGCAATGGAGACTGCTGCATCGGAATCCGTG contains these protein-coding regions:
- a CDS encoding DNA-binding protein, coding for MNYLSVSEIARRWVVSERTVRNWCAVGKIKGAFLTGKTWNIPEDAVRPRRGKEKPYSDNPLLNLLKEQKDMQLRGGIYHRVQIELTYNSNHIEGSRLTQEQTRHIFETNTLGVTDQAVNVDDVIETSNHFRCIDLVIDKAASGRLTEAFVKELHRILKAGTSDSRRTWFRVGEYKKFPNEVGGQETTPPEQVAAQMKALLSDYNALTNKTLEDIVAFHHAFECIHPFQDGNGRVGRLIMFKECLANRVVPFIIDEDLKLFYYRGLHEWDRAHEYLLDTCRTAQDNFRAVMRYFKIEM
- a CDS encoding DUF4138 domain-containing protein codes for the protein MKNYIFAIVFVCLATSGYGAKPEQIPLQQNKVCQIIFPDKIAKIRGGFNPNYFALDKYDNILYIQCLTDFPSTNLSIITEDTSCYMLDLCYTEKSEKNAYIIDIADRIYVNTPDPSEAGLKPSSPLRSQLDGDKIPAPATAHPETGEYESILKQRDFIVAQNGVADKAMEVFLKGIYTRDNYVYFKLDITNNSELPYTYNYCGFAIVTKKKGRMTSFDRTDLSPAGSYVPAHTIEYKKTMTVIYKFDKFNFSNDRVLLIEMVEDNGERGLFFRVTSSTFLKARKI